A genome region from Haliotis asinina isolate JCU_RB_2024 chromosome 11, JCU_Hal_asi_v2, whole genome shotgun sequence includes the following:
- the LOC137255871 gene encoding ras-related protein M-Ras-like, protein MSKAPHDNLVTFKLVVVGDGGVGKSALTIQFFQKMFVQDYDPTIEDSYIQHTDIDGQWCILDVLDTAGQEEFSAMREQYMRKGDGFLLVYSVTDKQSFENIRNFHTQILRVKDRNNYPMILVANKVDLVHQRKVSEDLGRDLASELRITYIETSAKDPPLNVDFAFHEVVRVIRSQPIDLKKQRNRRRSKQRKCSIL, encoded by the exons ATGTCGAAGGCACCTCACGATAACTTGGTCACTTTCAAATTGGTGGTGGTCGGCGATGGTGGTGTGGGCAAGTCAGCCCTGACTATACAGTTCTTTCAAAAAATGTTTGTTCAAGATTATGATCCGACAATTGAAGACTCATACATTCAACACACGGATATTGACGGGCAGTGGTGTATTCTTGACG TGCTGGACACGGCTGGACAAGAGGAGTTCAGTGCGATGAGGGAGCAGTACATGAGAAAAGGGGATGGATTCCTCCTCGTCTACTCCGTCACAGACAAACAAAGCTTTGAAAACATCAGGAACTTCCACACTCAAATATTACGGGTAAAAGACAG GAACAACTATCCCATGATCCTTGTGGCCAACAAAGTGGACTTGGTTCATCAGAGAAAAGTCAGTGAGGACCTTGGGAGAGATCTCGCATCAGAGCTGCGT ATAACCTACATTGAAACAAGTGCTAAAGACCCACCCCTTAATGTAGACTTTGCCTTCCATGAAGTGGTCCGAGTTATCAG GTCACAGCCAATAGATTtgaagaaacaaagaaacagaagAAGAAGCAAGCAAAGGAAGTGTTCAATCCTTTGA